Proteins co-encoded in one Papaver somniferum cultivar HN1 chromosome 5, ASM357369v1, whole genome shotgun sequence genomic window:
- the LOC113283794 gene encoding uncharacterized protein LOC113283794 isoform X1 has protein sequence MDPTTPTDVHSSTVCQPDTAAPSHLGNSTVQLDEMASNDIVRCTILQPGLASPNELGSNTALQVCRMASNGDSSSTVIQVDTTTPTDLDTILAMDTAAPTNLDNSTISQAGSMVSNDNLSNTLIQVGETFPNDLGRSTRVIELRTINSNILDSSTVPEVDPTALSDLDRAGTENHLTESSREFSTMCRGNIMTLFLVYLITYLTRVPSIKNLCEQKFINEQAYKLVSIMLEQLDLTMNKSDIIDFFKTSSLMKTAITYGTTEVVKLSLQKFPYLLWSKMEGQTVVQTAIGERNEKVFNFICVKMEEDMDELNLHMNFCKKFKCLSSSPPPNPTKHLVSAMKHLLRRSLDSPPRVLVRSRSSHSSSSCSDLIRTKKNSDHNVVHLTRSGSCFSTLAR, from the exons ATGGACCCAACGACTCCTACAGACGTTCATAGTAGTACAGTTTGTCAACCCGACACAGCGGCTCCCAGTCACCTTGGCAATAGTACAGTTCAACTGGATGAAATGGCCTCAAATGACATTGTCAGATGTACGATTCTTCAACCTGGTTTGGCATCTCCCAATGAACTTGGCAGTAATACAGCTCTTCAAGTGTGCAGAATGGCATCTAATGGTGATAGCAGCAGTACAGTTATACAAGTGGATACAACAACCCCAACTGACCTCGATACAATTCTTGCAATGGATACAGCGGCGCCTACTAACCTTGACAACAGTACAATTTCTCAAGCGGGCTCAATGGTTAGTAATGATAACCTTAGCAATACACTTATTCAAGTGGGTGAAACATTTCCAAATGACCTTGGTAGAAGTACTAGAGTTATTGAACTTCGCACAATCAATTCCAATATCCTTGACAGCAGTACAGTTCCTGAAGTTGACCCAACAGCTCTCAGTGACCTTGATAGAGCAGGCACGGAGAACCACCTTACGGAAAGTTCGAGAGAGTTCTCGACAATGTGTCGAGGAAATATAATGACTCTCTTCCTGGTCTACCTCATCACCTACTTAACTCGAG TTCCTTCTATTAAAAATCTCTGCGAGCAGAAGTTTATCAACGAACAAGCCTATAAATTGGTGTCTATTATGTTAGAACAACTAGATTTGACGATGAACAAGTCAGATATTATAGATTTTTTTAAGACATCTAGCCTCATGAAGACAGCTATAACATACGGAACAACTGAAGTTGTAAAACTGAGTCTCCAGAAGTTCCCTTACCTACTTTGGTCTAAAATGGAGGGGCAAACAGTGGTGCAAACTGCTATTGGAGAAAGAAACGAAAAAGTATTTAATTTCATATGCGTAAAGATGGAAGAAGATATGGATGAACTGAATCTACACATGAATTTTTGTAAGAAATTTAAATGtttatcatcatcaccaccaccaaatcCAACTAAACATTTAGTTTCAGCCATGAAACATTTACTGAGAAGAAGTTTGGATTCGCCTCCAAGAGTACTAGTTCGATCGAGATCGAGTCATAGTAGCAGTAGTTGTTCTGATCTAATTAGAACTAAGAAGAATTCTGATCATAATGTTGTTCATCTTACTCGATCTGGTAGTTGTTTCTCTACCCTTGCTCGTTGA
- the LOC113280187 gene encoding pentatricopeptide repeat-containing protein At3g22470, mitochondrial-like — translation MNVRPRLSEDVSWLTADFSSILVVVDMLLSFFCVQYVQRIHTLYVSSAAAIYSDLLSEAVKVFDSMSSAGVSADPYTYTILINGLCKRGLWKETTPSISKNRNRGNIRYFDEMVGRGISPTVVTFNVLINSLSKEGRTEEASKIFLHKEPDVYTYNSMILGLCLTSNLEEAHRLFDSMADKGLKQDACSFNLWMKAYCKRSGLDEAIQLSKEMQKKGLKPDKITYNTLIDGLCKIGKVQTTQSMFTEMQSYGVCPSIVTYNVPMNGLCKAGNIEKDLWGMFVEAEKLIIEMKNKGCMPDATTYDTIVRGYLEGNCVAKALEFFKEMRGRKLSLNDTTKSLLIRSLSADQLNNLDFPET, via the exons ATGAATGTTAGACCTAGGCTTTCCGAAGATGTTTCGTGGCttacag ctgattTCAGTTCCATTTTGGTTGTTGTTGATATGCTTTTGagtttcttttgt gttcaatatgtccaACGGATACATACTCTATATGTAAGCAGTGCGGCAGCTatatactcagattt GTTAAGCGAAGCAGTTAAAGTCTTTGATAGCATGTCTAGTGCAGGAGTTTCTGCGGATCCATATACTTACACTATTCTAATCAATGGACTTTGCAAGCGTGGTTTATGGAAGGAAACTACTCCCTCTATTTCTAAAAATAG AAACAGAGGGAATATAAGATATTTTGATGAAATGGTGGGGAGGGGTATTTCGCCCACTGTAGTTACTTTTAACGTATTAATAAATTCTCTGAGTAAAGAGGGGAGGACGGAAGAAGCTTCTAAGATATTT CTGCACAAAGAACCCGATGTATATACTTATAATTCCATGATACTGGGTCTGTGTTTGACAAGTAATCTAGAGGAGGCGCACCGATTGTTTGATTCGATGGCGGATAAGGGACTCAAACAAGATGCTTGCAGCTTCAATCTGTGGATGAAAGCATACTGCAAGAGGTCTGGGTTGGATGAAGCCATTCAACTCTCCAAAGAAATGCAAAAGAAGGGATTGAAACCGGACAAAATTACCTATAATACACTAATAGATGGCCTATGCAAGATCGGGAAAGTTCAAACAACACAGAGCATGTTTACTGAGATGCAATCTTATGGGGTATGTCCGAGTATAGTTACATATAATGTACCTATGAATGGGCTTTGCAAAGCTGGAAACATTGAGAAGGACTTGTGGG GGATGTTTGTTGAAGCCGAAAAACTGATCAttgaaatgaaaaataaaggtTGCATGCCAGATGCAACTACGTATGATACCATTGTTAGGGGTTATCTTGAGGGAAATTGTGTTGCAAAAGCATTAGAGTTTTTCAAAGAAATGCGAGGAAGGAAGTTATCACTGAACGATACCACTAAATCTCTGTTAATCAGATCCTTGTCTGCAGATCAACTCAACAActtggattttcctgaaacctag
- the LOC113283794 gene encoding ankyrin repeat-containing protein At5g02620-like isoform X2 yields MEPEMNHQQEVLRILTSMNNELAALNRNVVGSDGAVGRNSSVNISNNQIQTFNFNSTDHEIEGPADEVGNNPASDSEQQGEGNRGRHHIIEEHIQLHEAAKHGDWAWAEQFFNDHPEMMTVEITNEKETALHIAADHTKWAFVENLVQHMPSEKLELQDSKHGFTALHTSAMEGNTRVAKLMVTRNGTLTKIRDNYGRVPLHTAAKYVSDGQTEALKYLYFATNKDVFAGPHGASSCVI; encoded by the exons ATGGAACCTGAAATGAATCATCAACAAGAAGTATTAAGAATTTTAACCAGTATGAATAATGAATTAGCTGCACTAAATCGTAATGTAGTGGGAAGTGATGGTGCTGTAGGACGAAATAGTTCTGTCAACATTAGTAATAACCAGATACAGACATTTAACTTTAACAGCACTGatcatgaaattgaaggtccagcAGATGAAGTTGGAAATAACCCTGCATCAGACTCGGAACAGCAAG GCGAAGGGAACCGTGGAAGACATCACATTATTGAGGAACACATACAACTACATGAAGCAGCAAAACATGGCGACTGGGCATGGGCTGAACAATTTTTCAACGATCATCCAGAGATGATGACAGTAGAGATCACAAACGAAAAAGAAACAGCACTGCATATAGCTGCAGATCATACGAAGTGGGCGTTTGTGGAAAACCTTGTACAACACATGCCATCAGAAAAACTTGAACTACAGGATAGTAAACATGGATTCACAGCACTTCACACTTCTGCCATGGAAGGAAACACCAGAGTTGCTAAATTGATGGTGACAAGAAATGGCACTTTGACGAAGATACGTGATAACTATGGAAGAGTGCCACTACACACAGCTGCGAAGTATGTTTCAGATGGACAAACTGAggctttgaaatatctttattTTGCCACTAACAAAGATGTCTTCGCTGGTCCTCATGGTGCTTCCTCCTGTGTGATTTAA